A region from the Aegilops tauschii subsp. strangulata cultivar AL8/78 chromosome 5, Aet v6.0, whole genome shotgun sequence genome encodes:
- the LOC109739185 gene encoding 5-formyltetrahydrofolate cyclo-ligase-like protein COG0212: MPPLLLPASPSLSLHFAGAAAATAAATAASSSRRAMVAVASAASRSSSSSSFDASAFEAERLRLDADARASMETTAAGAQAEADPRAWKWKIRKRVWDVLEAEGVARNPRPVHHRIPNFDGAAAAADSLGRLDVFQNAQCVKVNPDSPQKQVRFVTLSGDKKLLTPQPRLRTGFFSALESQMIPAGCIPEACTSVGAAKYGRPIGLDEVIKVDLIVIGSVAVDPSTGARLGKGEGFAELEYGMLRYMGAIDDSTMVVTTVHDKQLVDDIPVEKLLIHDVPVDIICTPTQVILTNTAIPKPQGIYWEKLSPEKLGQIRILRELKRRIEQETGTILPCGPSENLPPTAQRRRRGW, translated from the exons atgcctcccctcctcctcccggCCTCGCCGTCGTTATCGCTACACTTCGCCGGTGCCGCTGCCGCTACCGCTGCCGCTACCGCTGCGTCGTCCTCCCGCCGCGCCATGGTCGCTGTGGCGTCCGCGGCGTCCAGgagctcgtcgtcgtcctcgtTCGACGCGTCCGCCTTCGAGGCCGAGCGGCTCCGCCTCGACGCCGACGCGCGGGCCTCGATGGAGACCACCGCCGCGGGAGCGCAGGCGGAGGCGGACCCTAGGGCGTGGAAGTGGAAGATACGAAAGCGGGTGTGGGACGTGCTCGAGGCCGAGGGCGTCGCGCGCAACCCGCGCCCCGTCCACCACCGCATCCCCAACTTCgatggcgccgccgccgccgccgattcG TTAGGGAGGTTGGACGTGTTTCAGAATGCACAATGCGTGAAGGTCAATCCAGATTCGCCGCAGAAGCAAGTTCGATTCGTAACACTCTCAG GCGATAAGAAACTTCTGACCCCGCAACCACGGCTCAGGACGGGGTTCTTCTCCGCTCTAGAATCTCAGATGATACCCGCTGGATGCATTCCTGAAGCATGCACTTCTGTTGGCGCAGCCAAATATGGAAGGCCGATAGGTCTAGATGAAGTGATTAAAGTGGATCTGATTGTGATTGGGTCGGTTGCAGTTGATCCAAGCACGGGAGCACGACTAGGGAAGGGTGAG GGATTTGCAGAGCTGGAATATGGGATGCTTCGTTATATGGGAGCTATAGATGATTCGACCATGGTAGTAACAACTG TACATGACAAGCAATTAGTGGATGACATTCCAGTTGAAAAGCTGCTAATTCATGATGTACCGGTTGATATTATCTGCACCCCAACTCAGGTCATCTTAACAAATACTGCAATCCCAAAGCCACAAG GGATTTACTGGGAAAAACTATCTCCCGAAAAATTGGGCCAAATTCGAATTCTAAGAGAGCTGAAGAGACGCATAGAGCAAGAGACAGGAACAATACTTCCTTGTGGGCCATCTGAGAATCTACCACCAACAGctcagcgaagaagaagagggtGGTAA